From Microlunatus capsulatus, a single genomic window includes:
- a CDS encoding carbohydrate ABC transporter permease yields the protein MTTIENATIGDDTENKAVRSDGKRPPWMEKPSTLTQVVKFIALAVAVALVIIPFWSVIATSLADQQTINESGGGMVMWPGGISLDAYAAVLSGGVVTRAVIISVGITVIGTLLSLAATAGLAYWLSRPGAPGAKPVLMLVLGAVLFSPGLIPSYLVVKEFNLLDSLWSLILPVLVNAFNVIVMRAFFQELPQELFESAAIDGASSATVLFKIVLPLSKAVFAVIGLFYAVAYWNAFFNALLYIQSSDKWPMALVLRTYVVNQSTIGGDQVSAEVLPPQLPLQMAILVIAIVPILMLYPFLQRHFAKGVMIGAVKG from the coding sequence GTGACCACGATCGAGAACGCCACCATCGGCGACGACACCGAGAACAAGGCCGTCCGCAGCGACGGTAAGCGGCCGCCGTGGATGGAGAAGCCCTCCACGTTGACGCAGGTCGTCAAGTTCATCGCGCTGGCCGTGGCCGTCGCGCTGGTGATCATCCCGTTCTGGTCGGTGATCGCCACCTCGCTGGCCGACCAGCAGACGATCAACGAGTCCGGCGGCGGGATGGTCATGTGGCCGGGCGGCATCAGCCTGGACGCCTACGCCGCCGTGCTCTCGGGCGGCGTCGTGACCCGCGCGGTGATCATCTCCGTCGGCATCACGGTGATCGGCACGCTGCTCTCGCTGGCCGCCACGGCCGGCCTGGCCTACTGGCTCTCCCGGCCGGGCGCCCCCGGCGCCAAGCCGGTGCTGATGCTGGTGCTCGGCGCCGTGCTGTTCTCCCCCGGCCTGATCCCCAGCTACCTGGTGGTCAAGGAGTTCAACCTCCTCGACTCGCTGTGGTCGCTGATCCTGCCGGTGCTGGTCAACGCCTTCAACGTCATCGTCATGCGGGCGTTCTTCCAGGAGCTGCCGCAGGAGCTGTTCGAGTCGGCGGCCATCGACGGCGCCAGCTCGGCGACGGTGCTGTTCAAGATCGTCCTGCCGCTGTCCAAGGCCGTGTTCGCGGTGATCGGGCTCTTCTACGCCGTCGCCTACTGGAACGCCTTCTTCAACGCGCTGCTCTACATCCAGTCCAGCGACAAGTGGCCGATGGCCCTGGTGCTGCGCACCTACGTCGTCAACCAGAGCACGATCGGCGGCGACCAGGTCTCGGCCGAGGTGCTGCCGCCCCAGCTGCCGCTGCAGATGGCGATCCTCGTGATCGCCATCGTGCCGATCCTCATGCTCTACCCCTTCCTGCAGCGCCACTTCGCGAAGGGCGTGATGATCGGCGCCGTCAAGGGCTGA
- a CDS encoding ABC transporter permease subunit — translation MSSKVNFNAVGKRLPGATSTSVDAPGGTSAGTGTSRPKQRPKLTRDKLLILLLGLPGGIALVLFHYVPLLGNVIAFQDYQPYLGITEAEFVGFTNFSFLWDGNADFLNALYNTVILTIIQTVLVFPIPLALALLLNSLAGERLKRTLQSILYLPHFLSWVIVVALFQQMLGNAGMLNTFLVQHDLPIIQIIGVPELFKALLTSQAIWKDAGWGTIIFLAAISRIDQEQYEAAAVDGANARQRMFSITLPALKGLFILLLILRLGSSLSVGFEQIVLQQGPVGLQASEVLDTWVYNYGILGGNWGVSAAAGLVKGLVGVLLVIGANKLAHAFGERGVYEK, via the coding sequence GTGAGCTCAAAGGTGAACTTCAACGCAGTCGGCAAGCGCCTCCCGGGGGCCACCTCGACCTCGGTCGACGCCCCGGGCGGCACGTCCGCCGGGACCGGGACCTCCCGGCCCAAACAACGACCCAAGCTGACGCGGGACAAGCTGCTGATCCTGCTGCTGGGGCTGCCCGGCGGGATCGCGCTGGTGCTGTTCCACTACGTGCCGCTGCTGGGCAACGTGATCGCGTTCCAGGACTACCAGCCCTACCTCGGCATCACCGAGGCCGAGTTCGTCGGCTTCACGAACTTCTCGTTCCTCTGGGACGGGAACGCCGATTTCCTCAACGCGCTCTACAACACCGTCATCCTGACGATCATCCAGACGGTGCTGGTGTTCCCCATCCCGCTGGCCCTGGCGCTGCTGCTCAACAGCCTCGCCGGTGAGCGGCTGAAGCGGACGCTGCAGTCGATCCTCTACCTGCCGCACTTCCTGTCCTGGGTGATCGTGGTCGCGCTGTTCCAGCAGATGCTGGGCAATGCGGGCATGCTCAACACCTTCCTGGTGCAGCACGACCTGCCGATCATCCAGATCATCGGCGTGCCGGAGCTGTTCAAGGCCCTGCTCACGTCGCAGGCGATCTGGAAGGACGCCGGCTGGGGCACGATCATCTTCCTGGCCGCGATCTCGCGGATCGACCAGGAGCAGTACGAGGCGGCCGCCGTCGACGGCGCGAACGCCCGCCAGCGGATGTTCAGCATCACCCTGCCGGCCCTCAAGGGCCTGTTCATCCTGCTGCTGATCCTGCGCCTGGGCAGCAGCCTCTCGGTCGGCTTCGAGCAGATCGTGCTGCAGCAGGGCCCGGTGGGCCTGCAGGCCAGCGAGGTGCTGGACACCTGGGTCTACAACTACGGCATCCTCGGCGGGAACTGGGGTGTCTCGGCCGCCGCCGGCCTGGTCAAGGGCCTGGTGGGCGTGCTCTTGGTGATCGGGGCCAACAAGCTGGCCCACGCGTTCGGCGAGCGAGGGGTGTACGAGAAGTGA
- a CDS encoding extracellular solute-binding protein, with protein MTTSAFSRRKLLAGAGGAAALIGSGSLTACGGGGAGGSGGNAASVNAAVGLPTYVPYTGLKPDLPGTEQGVDPAFRNFPQDNPKSVPEKPGSGGTLTGMANIYFAVPPGPDRNSYWKGLNERLGVELDLQMVSNADYLQKFPTTIAGNDLPDMLQVPNGAPPPVPNMPQLLDKRFTNLTEHLSGDAVKDYPNLANLPTRSWKAAVYNGGIYGIPIPRGAIGSYHFIRKDLFDAAGVSTEPKTYEELVETTKALTDPKKRRWAFGLFNQPRQLLGRMNEEPNVWAEEGGKLTHVYETDNYAKTVDDLITMWKSGVMHPDSFNPAQPFKQLFNAGTVAINAADGYPGWTQYILDNASNPDFELGLMPIYKRDGSELAAWNLGSGFFSTTLLKKQDDPEKIKEILRVLNYLAAPFGTEEYKYRLYGEEGVDHTVDSAGNPVLSKTGTANTVIPIRYLADSPYTIYMPGRPQDADTQHAYQSKEVPTGIDNPTIGLYSNTASSKNATADKAFTDGVNDIVQGRRQPSELKNLVSTWKSAVGDAMRKEYEEQLQTVGATPG; from the coding sequence ATGACCACCAGTGCATTCAGCCGGCGGAAGCTGCTGGCCGGAGCCGGCGGCGCCGCCGCCCTGATCGGCAGCGGCAGCCTGACCGCGTGCGGCGGAGGCGGCGCCGGGGGCAGCGGCGGCAACGCGGCGAGCGTCAACGCCGCTGTCGGCCTGCCCACCTATGTGCCCTACACCGGGCTGAAGCCCGACCTGCCCGGCACCGAGCAGGGCGTCGACCCGGCGTTCCGCAACTTCCCGCAGGACAACCCGAAGTCCGTCCCCGAGAAGCCCGGCTCGGGCGGCACCCTCACCGGCATGGCGAACATCTACTTCGCCGTCCCGCCGGGTCCGGACCGCAACAGCTACTGGAAGGGCCTCAACGAGCGGCTCGGCGTCGAGCTCGACCTGCAGATGGTCAGCAACGCCGACTACCTGCAGAAGTTCCCGACGACCATCGCCGGCAACGACCTGCCCGACATGCTGCAGGTGCCCAACGGCGCCCCGCCGCCCGTGCCGAACATGCCGCAGCTGCTCGACAAGCGGTTCACCAACCTCACCGAGCACCTCTCCGGCGACGCGGTCAAGGACTACCCCAACCTGGCCAACCTGCCCACCCGCAGCTGGAAGGCCGCCGTCTACAACGGCGGCATCTACGGCATCCCGATCCCCCGCGGCGCCATCGGCTCGTACCACTTCATCCGCAAGGACCTCTTCGACGCCGCCGGCGTCTCGACCGAGCCCAAGACCTACGAGGAGCTCGTCGAGACCACCAAGGCGCTGACGGACCCGAAGAAGCGCCGCTGGGCGTTCGGGCTGTTCAACCAGCCCCGCCAGCTGCTGGGCCGGATGAACGAGGAGCCGAACGTCTGGGCGGAGGAGGGCGGCAAGCTCACCCACGTCTACGAGACCGACAACTACGCCAAGACCGTCGACGACCTCATCACGATGTGGAAGTCGGGGGTCATGCACCCGGACTCCTTCAACCCGGCCCAGCCGTTCAAGCAGCTGTTCAACGCCGGCACGGTGGCCATCAACGCGGCCGACGGCTACCCGGGCTGGACGCAGTACATCCTCGACAACGCCTCGAACCCCGACTTCGAGCTGGGCCTGATGCCCATCTACAAGCGCGACGGCAGCGAGCTGGCCGCCTGGAACCTCGGCAGCGGCTTCTTCTCCACCACCCTGCTCAAGAAGCAGGACGATCCGGAGAAGATCAAGGAGATCCTGCGCGTCCTCAACTACCTCGCCGCGCCGTTCGGCACCGAGGAGTACAAGTACCGCCTCTACGGCGAGGAGGGCGTGGACCACACGGTCGACAGCGCGGGGAACCCGGTGCTGTCCAAGACCGGCACCGCGAACACGGTCATCCCCATCCGCTACCTGGCGGACAGCCCCTACACGATCTACATGCCGGGCCGGCCGCAGGACGCCGACACCCAGCACGCCTACCAGTCGAAGGAGGTGCCCACGGGCATCGACAACCCGACGATCGGGCTCTACTCGAACACCGCGTCGAGCAAGAACGCGACGGCGGACAAGGCGTTCACCGACGGCGTCAACGACATCGTCCAGGGCCGCCGGCAGCCGTCGGAGCTGAAGAACCTCGTCAGCACCTGGAAGAGCGCCGTCGGCGACGCGATGCGCAAGGAGTACGAGGAGCAGCTGCAGACCGTCGGGGCCACCCCCGGGTGA